The following are encoded together in the Populus trichocarpa isolate Nisqually-1 chromosome 5, P.trichocarpa_v4.1, whole genome shotgun sequence genome:
- the LOC7469215 gene encoding cytochrome b-c1 complex subunit 6-1, mitochondrial isoform X2, protein MADEELVDQKKYLEDSCKPKCVKPLLEYEACVKRVEGDDTSQKHCTGQYFDYWFCIDKCVAPKLLSKLK, encoded by the exons AT GGCGGACGAAGAACTCGTTGATCAAAAGAAGTATCTTGAGGACTCTTGCAAGCCTAAGTGTGTGAAGCCTCTACTTGAATATGAG GCATGTGTTAAGAGAGTTGAAGGAGATGACACCAGCCAGAAACATTGTACAGGGCAGTACTTTGACTACTGGTTCTGTATTGATAAATGc GTTGCACCAAAGCTACTCTCTAAACTGAAGTGA
- the LOC7469216 gene encoding uncharacterized protein LOC7469216, whose translation MADQEEDDLRTALRMSMQNSPPEPKRSKPRDAGAPVASPEDLRRMKRELMAAAAEKRLLETRVDSPSPSQSLSPSKATVDRSPGKSTDFVRKEVDFGLKEGSSGKELSSEEANELFSMVFGSGVSNDILAQWSNQGIRFSPDPETSMGLVQHEGGPCGVLATIQAFVLKHLLFFPNEIGKVTSNVPQNLGSGGLSKSQYVASDNFSSLTEDAKARALVKSMGEILFMCGDNKRAVIATLNAVGLDTEGFAKNEIIAKALEGLTIESASDLQKILRIDTYTSQTTALQKLHTALPVFQSRMGALLFLISALLSRGLDSIQADRDDPNLPLVTAPFGHASQEIVNLLLCGQAVPNVFDGRMDFGGGMFLKGISMSVEVGFLTLLESLNFCKVGQHLKCPKWPIWVVGSESHYTVLFALDTSVQDENELEERESQIRRAFDAQDQSGGGGFISVEGFHQVLREVGIRLPSEKLDHLCSTGFIVWSEFWQVILDLDKSLGGLKDSSGLMGKKVFDLCHFNGIAKSDINGSHATSGGETMVQRPRLTKLRVSVPPRWTPEEFMADVVVTSGPGGKESSGKDTEVTKPEPSQHAPLVDCIRTRWSRAVCNWVGDPPSIV comes from the exons ATGGCGGATCAAGAAGAAGACGACTTGAGAACGGCTCTTAGAATGAGCATGCAAAACTCGCCACCTGAACCTAAGCGGAGCAAGCCGAGGGACGCTGGAGCTCCTGTGGCATCGCCGGAGGATTTGAGGCGGATGAAGCGCGAGCTCATGGCAGCGGCTGCTGAGAAGCGGCTTCTCGAGACGAGAGTTGACTCCCCTTCTCCTTCCCAGTCGCTTTCGCCTTCAAAAGCAACAGTTGATAGAAGCCCTGGTAAAAGTACAGATTTTGTTAGAAAGGAGGTAGATTTTGGTTTGAAGGAGGGGAGTTCGGGAAAGGAATTATCGAGTGAGGAAGCTAATGAGTTGTTTTCGATGGTGTTTGGGAGCGGTGTTTCTAATGACATTCTTGCTCAGTGGAGTAACCAGGGCATAAG GTTTAGTCCTGATCCAGAAACATCTATGGGACTAGTGCAGCATGAAGGTGGGCCCTGTGGCGTCTTAGCAACTATACAA GCATTTGTTCTCAAacaccttcttttctttccgAATGAAATAGGCAAAGTTACATCAAATGTGCCACAAAATTTGGGCTCTGGAGGATTGTCTAAAAGTCAATATGTTGCATCGGATAATTTCAGTTCTCTTACTGAAGATGCAAAAGCAAG AGCCCTAGTTAAAAGCATGGGTGAGATATTGTTTATGTGCGGAGACAATAAAAGAGCTGTGATTGCTACTTTGAATGCTGTTGGCCTTGACACTGAGGGCTTTGCAAAGAACGAG ATCATTGCAAAAGCACTTGAGGGCCTTACAATTGAATCTGCATCTGATTTGCAAAAAATTCTAAGAATCGACACGTATACATCACAAACAACTGCATTGCAGAAACTCCATACAGCACTTCCTGTTTTCCAATCTCGTATGGGGGCACTACTGTTCCTTATTTCCGCCTTACTGTCCCGAGGATTG GACTCAATTCAAGCTGACAGGGACGATCCCAACCTTCCCCTAGTCACTGCACCTTTTGGGCATGCTTCACAG GAAATTGTGAACCTTCTGCTCTGTGGACAGGCTGTCCCTAACGTGTTTGATGGTAGGATGGACTTCGGTGGAGGCATGTTTCTAAAGGGCATATCCATGAGTGTGGAAGTTGGATTTCTCACACTATTAGAATCTCTCAATTTTTGTAAGGTTGGCCAGCATTTAAAATGCCCGAAATGGCCAATATGGGTTGTTGGTAGCGAATCTCATTATACAGTTCTATTTGCTCTCGACACCTCGGTTCAGGACGAGAATGAACTGGAAGAAAGAGAGTCGCAGATTCGGAGGGCATTTGATGCACAAGATcagagtggtggtggtggcttTATCAGTGTTGAAGGCTTCCATCAAGTCCTTAGGGAAGTGGGTATTAGACTTCCATCTGAGAAACTCGATCACCTTTGCAGCACTGGCTTTATTGTATGGAGTGAATTCTGGCAGGTTATTTTGGATCTAGACAAAAGTCTGGGAGGCCTTAAGGATTCAAGTGGGTTGATGGGTAAGAAGGTGTTTGATCTTTGCCATTTTAATGGGATTGCAAAATCTGATATAAATGGAAGCCACGCAACCTCTGGGGGTGAAACAATGGTTCAGAGACCTAGACTCACAAAACTGAGGGTTTCAGTTCCACCAAGGTGGACTCCCGAGGAATTCATGGCAGATGTGGTAGTGACGTCTGGCCCTGGTGGGAAGGAATCAAGTGGTAAAGACACTGAGGTGACCAAACCCGAGCCTTCTCAGCATGCACCATTAGTGGACTGTATTAGAACTCGCTGGTCTCGTGCAGTTTGCAATTGGGTGGGGGATCCGCCTAGTATAGTGTGA
- the LOC7492461 gene encoding vacuolar iron transporter homolog 2, with translation MASNQTSLNDAKFSLPVSDVEQQAALEIETEDFDYSKRAQWLRAAVLGANDGLVSTASLMMGVGAVKQDLKVMILTGFAGLVAGACSMAIGEFVSVHSQLDIELAQMKRDRQRKDTEEKEEGENESLPNPLLAAAASALAFSVGALVPLLAASFIREYKVRLGVVVAAVTLALMIFGWLGAVLGKAPAVRSSLRVLVGGWLAMAITFGLTRLIGSSGL, from the coding sequence ATGGCTAGCAACCAAACATCCCTCAATGATGCCAAATTTTCTCTCCCTGTTAGTGATGTTGAGCAACAAGCAGCTTTAGAGATTGAAACCGAGGACTTTGACTACTCAAAACGAGCACAATGGCTACGAGCTGCAGTGCTCGGAGCCAATGATGGTTTGGTCTCCACAGCATCATTGATGATGGGGGTGGGGGCTGTGAAACAAGACCTTAAGGTCATGATACTGACTGGGTTTGCCGGTTTGGTAGCTGGCGCTTGTAGCATGGCAATAGGTGAGTTTGTGTCTGTCCACTCACAACTAGATATTGAGTTGGCCCAAATGAAAAGAGACAGACAAAGAAAAGACacggaagaaaaagaagagggagAGAATGAGAGTTTGCCAAACCCATTGCTGGCAGCTGCAGCTTCAGCTCTTGCCTTTTCAGTTGGTGCATTAGTGCCATTGCTAGCTGCTTCCTTCATAAGGGAGTACAAGGTGAGGCTGGGAGTCGTGGTTGCGGCAGTAACCTTGGCTTTGATGATCTTCGGGTGGTTAGGGGCTGTGTTGGGCAAAGCACCGGCTGTTAGGTCATCACTTAGGGTTTTGGTCGGAGGATGGCTGGCTATGGCCATCACCTTTGGTCTAACCAGGTTAATTGGATCAAGTGGACTGTGA
- the LOC7492462 gene encoding cytochrome b-c1 complex subunit 6-1, mitochondrial, which produces MADEEPVDPKKYLEEACKPKCVRPLLEYQACVKRIQGDESGHKHCTGQYFDYWSCVDKCVAPKLFTKLK; this is translated from the exons AT GGCGGACGAGGAACCTGTAGATCCAAAGAAGTATCTTGAGGAAGCTTGCAAGCCTAAGTGTGTGAGGCCATTGCTTGAATATCAG GCATGTGTTAAGAGAATTCAAGGCGATGAGAGCGGGCACAAACATTGTACAGGGCAGTACTTTGATTACTGGTCCTGTGTTGATAAATGT GTTGCACCAAAGCTGTTTACGAAACTGAAGTAG
- the LOC7492463 gene encoding protein WHAT'S THIS FACTOR 1 homolog, chloroplastic, whose translation MFVNNLNRCSHNHNSPSSSSSIFYYLHRNFSLWSMKKDPDLESALSRNRRWIVNNQIKNIILRYPNQDAPVKFLQKKFKTLDLQGKALNWLKKYPCCFDVYLQNDEYHCKLSKRMLFLVEEEESVKETQEPVFVERLSKLLMLSVNHRLNVVKLNELKRNLGFPDDYLIRILPKYPDTFRFVNHSGRRSSMEIELLSWNPDLAISAVEVSARKQGSSKPCFSCSLPSTWVKSWERFNEFNATPYISPYVDSRGLLEGSKEMEKRIVGLVHELLSLTLWKKMSIVKMGHFKREFNLPEKLNILLLKHPGIFYVSNKYQIYTVLLREGYNGSELIDKDPLVVVKDKFGELMQEGLHEYNRRRYEVNLEKQRKKGIVSVRKEKRKEGSTEMTEQDDSGDKLGGLFDPEERKRFYKVLFDDDAP comes from the coding sequence ATGTTTGTCAACAACCTAAACCGTTGCAGTCACAATCACAActctccatcatcatcatcatcaatcttTTATTATCTCCATCGAAACTTCTCACTCTGGTCCATGAAAAAAGACCCGGATCTGGAGTCTGCTCTCTCGCGAAACCGTAGATGGATagtaaataatcaaataaaaaacattatccttAGATACCCCAACCAGGATGCACCGGTCAAGTTTCTTCAGAAAAAGTTCAAGACTTTAGACCTTCAAGGTAAAGCTCTTAACTGGCTTAAAAAATACCCTTGTTGTTTCGATGTTTATCTACAAAACGATGAGTATCATTGTAAATTATCAAAGAGAATGTTGTTCTTAGTGGAGGAGGAAGAGTCTGTTAAAGAAACGCAAGAACCTGTCTTTGTTGAGAGATTAAGTAAGTTGTTGATGTTGAGTGTGAATCATAGGCTTAATGTTGTTAAACTTAACGAGTTAAAGAGAAATCTTGGATTCCCTGATGATTATTTGATTAGGATTTTGCCTAAATACCCAGATACGTTTAGGTTTGTTAATCATAGTGGGAGAAGGAGTTCAATGGAGATTGAACTTTTATCATGGAACCCAGATTTGGCAATTTCTGCTGTTGAAGTTTCGGCTAGAAAACAGGGTTCTTCTAAGCcttgttttagttgttctttGCCATCAACTTGGGTTAAATCATGGGAAAGGTTTAATGAATTCAATGCTACTCCTTATATTTCTCCTTATGTGGATTCAAGAGGTTTATTGGAAGGTTCAAAGGAGATGGAGAAAAGAATAGTGGGTTTAGTGCACGAGTTGCTGTCATTGACATTATGGAAGAAGATGTCAATTGTGAAAATGGGTCATTTTAAACGAGAGTTTAATTTACCTGAGAAACTAAATATTCTGCTTCTTAAGCATCCAGGCATATTTTATGTGTCGAATAAGTATCAGATTTATACTGTTCTTCTTAGAGAAGGCTATAATGGCTCAGAATTGATTGATAAGGATCCACTTGTTGTTGTGAAGGATAAATTTGGAGAGTTGATGCAGGAAGGGCTCCATGAATATAACCGGAGGCGCTATGAAGTGAATCTAGAAAAGCAGAGGAAGAAAGGCATTGTTTCtgtaagaaaagagaaaaggaaggaaggaagcaCAGAAATGACTGAACAAGATGATAGTGGTGATAAGCTGGGTGGTTTGTTCGACCCTGAAGAAAGGAAACGGTTTTATAAAGTTCTTTTTGATGATGATGCCCCATGA
- the LOC7469215 gene encoding cytochrome b-c1 complex subunit 6-1, mitochondrial isoform X1, with product MGQNYVLIQNDTDAKFTSMLLPVLLESIMSFIYSHSSLCCISKFSHVLPFACACCSHLFMFRADEELVDQKKYLEDSCKPKCVKPLLEYEACVKRVEGDDTSQKHCTGQYFDYWFCIDKCVAPKLLSKLK from the exons ATGGGCCAAAATTATGTTCTCATACAAAATGACACGGATGCTAAATTCACGAGCATGCTTTTACCTGTGCTGCTAGAGTCAATAATGAGCTTTATCTACTCGCATAGCTCTTTGTGTTGCATTTCAAAGTTTTCTCATGTCTTACCCTTTGCATGTGCTTGTTGTTctcatttatttatgtttagGGCGGACGAAGAACTCGTTGATCAAAAGAAGTATCTTGAGGACTCTTGCAAGCCTAAGTGTGTGAAGCCTCTACTTGAATATGAG GCATGTGTTAAGAGAGTTGAAGGAGATGACACCAGCCAGAAACATTGTACAGGGCAGTACTTTGACTACTGGTTCTGTATTGATAAATGc GTTGCACCAAAGCTACTCTCTAAACTGAAGTGA